Proteins found in one Nocardia brasiliensis ATCC 700358 genomic segment:
- a CDS encoding DUF1918 domain-containing protein, protein MMAKVGDRLLVHGHVVGRGDRQGEIIEVRGPDGSPPYLVRYTDGRESLVYPGPDAIVEPADR, encoded by the coding sequence ATGATGGCGAAGGTCGGCGACCGGTTGCTCGTGCACGGACACGTGGTGGGGCGGGGTGATCGGCAAGGGGAGATCATCGAGGTGCGCGGCCCGGACGGGTCGCCGCCCTATCTCGTCCGCTACACCGATGGGCGCGAATCCCTGGTGTATCCGGGACCGGACGCGATAGTGGAACCGGCGGACCGATGA
- a CDS encoding TetR/AcrR family transcriptional regulator encodes MEWCQVRTNNERRQALLDAAIEVLARDGARGLTFRAVDKDAGVPAGTASNYFANRDDLLTQAGGRFYERLQPSEATMAELATGPQTREHIVTLMKEVVGRIEAYRTGYLALLELRLEATRRPELRAVLTDRVRADIEFNVRNHLDAGLPGDEKSVLLLYLALNWLIVDRLTLPEVFTEQQSQDLIEAAVARVIQG; translated from the coding sequence ATGGAGTGGTGTCAAGTGCGGACCAACAACGAGCGCAGGCAGGCGCTGCTCGACGCGGCCATCGAGGTCCTGGCCAGGGACGGCGCGCGCGGTCTCACCTTTCGCGCGGTGGACAAGGACGCCGGGGTGCCCGCGGGTACCGCGTCGAACTACTTCGCGAACCGCGACGATCTGCTCACCCAGGCAGGCGGGCGCTTCTACGAACGGCTGCAGCCGAGCGAGGCCACCATGGCCGAACTCGCCACAGGACCGCAGACCCGCGAGCACATCGTCACGCTGATGAAAGAGGTCGTGGGTCGCATCGAGGCGTACCGCACCGGCTACCTCGCGCTGCTGGAGCTGCGCCTGGAGGCGACCCGGCGGCCCGAGCTGCGCGCTGTGCTGACCGATCGGGTGCGCGCGGACATCGAGTTCAACGTGCGCAATCACCTCGACGCCGGCTTGCCCGGTGACGAAAAGTCGGTACTACTGCTCTATCTCGCGCTGAACTGGCTGATCGTGGACCGGCTCACGTTGCCCGAGGTGTTCACCGAGCAGCAGAGCCAGGACCTCATCGAGGCGGCGGTAGCTCGGGTCATCCAGGGGTGA
- a CDS encoding dihydrofolate reductase family protein: MRKLVYYVAVSLDGYIAGPAGEYDFYPQSDEMGRWLNAEYPEFVPTGFRSQVGMAVDEPNTRCDTVLMGRRSYEPGLAVGMTSPYSHLKQYVVSSTLGRIDDPAVELVESDPLGLVQRLKKEEGGDIWLCGGGNLAAQLLGELDELIIKSYPVVAGSGISAFAGAFQPTLFTPARRKEFDNGAQVTWFTRA, from the coding sequence ATGCGAAAGCTCGTCTATTACGTCGCCGTGTCGCTCGACGGCTACATCGCAGGTCCGGCGGGGGAGTACGACTTCTATCCGCAAAGCGACGAGATGGGCCGTTGGCTGAACGCGGAGTACCCGGAGTTCGTGCCGACCGGGTTCCGGTCGCAGGTCGGCATGGCTGTGGATGAACCGAACACGCGATGCGACACCGTGCTGATGGGTCGCCGCAGCTACGAGCCCGGCCTGGCCGTGGGCATGACCAGCCCGTACAGCCATCTGAAGCAGTACGTGGTGTCGAGCACGCTCGGCCGGATCGACGATCCCGCAGTGGAATTGGTCGAGTCCGACCCGCTCGGGCTGGTGCAGCGACTCAAAAAGGAAGAGGGCGGCGACATTTGGTTGTGCGGCGGCGGCAACCTCGCCGCCCAGCTGCTGGGCGAACTCGATGAACTGATCATCAAGAGCTATCCGGTCGTTGCGGGCAGCGGGATCTCGGCCTTCGCCGGCGCGTTCCAGCCGACGCTGTTCACCCCGGCCCGGCGCAAGGAATTCGACAACGGCGCGCAGGTCACCTGGTTTACCCGCGCCTGA
- a CDS encoding dihydrofolate reductase family protein has protein sequence MRKLTYFVGMSLDGYIAAPDGDISFYPLPEDFIAWIGHDYPETLPTHARPHFGVAVDAPNQRFDTLVMGRGTYEPALAVGLTSPYGHMRQYVVSSTLGRIDDPAVELVESDPLALVQRLKKEEGKDIWLAGGGKLAATLLGEIDELVIKSYPVVAGQGVRAFDGAFQPTLFTPTARREFSNGNQVTWLTRA, from the coding sequence ATGCGAAAGCTCACCTACTTCGTCGGCATGTCGCTCGACGGCTACATCGCCGCACCCGACGGCGATATCAGCTTCTATCCGTTGCCCGAGGACTTCATCGCCTGGATCGGGCACGACTACCCCGAGACCCTGCCCACGCACGCGAGGCCGCACTTCGGTGTCGCCGTCGACGCGCCGAACCAGCGGTTCGACACGTTGGTGATGGGCCGGGGCACCTACGAGCCGGCCTTGGCCGTGGGGCTCACCAGCCCGTACGGCCATATGCGGCAGTACGTGGTGTCGAGCACGCTCGGCCGGATCGACGATCCCGCAGTGGAATTGGTCGAGTCCGACCCGCTCGCACTGGTTCAGCGGCTCAAAAAGGAAGAGGGCAAGGATATTTGGCTGGCCGGTGGCGGCAAGCTGGCCGCCACGTTGCTCGGCGAGATCGACGAGCTGGTGATCAAGAGCTACCCGGTGGTCGCGGGCCAGGGTGTGCGCGCTTTCGACGGCGCGTTCCAGCCGACCCTGTTCACGCCGACCGCACGCCGCGAGTTCAGCAACGGCAACCAGGTCACCTGGCTCACCCGCGCCTGA
- a CDS encoding CGNR zinc finger domain-containing protein, whose translation MGLLGVCAGQNCRGTFVDLSRNGSKQFCTRTCAHRASVAAYRSRRTPR comes from the coding sequence ATGGGACTGCTCGGCGTGTGCGCCGGACAGAACTGCCGAGGCACTTTCGTGGACCTCTCGCGCAACGGCTCGAAACAGTTCTGCACCCGCACTTGCGCCCACCGGGCCAGCGTCGCGGCCTACCGGAGCCGGCGCACCCCGCGGTGA
- a CDS encoding secondary thiamine-phosphate synthase enzyme YjbQ encodes MKSTVLAVTTGRTEVVQDITGECASFVREASGGGDGLLNVFVPHATAGVAVMELGARSDDDLLAALRELLPADDRWRHAHGSRGHGRSHVMPALIAPYATIPVIDGALALGTWQSVALVDLNVDNPDRQVRLSFLSD; translated from the coding sequence ATGAAGAGCACGGTATTAGCGGTGACCACCGGACGGACCGAGGTCGTGCAGGACATCACCGGGGAGTGCGCGTCATTCGTGCGCGAAGCCTCCGGTGGCGGTGACGGGCTGCTCAATGTGTTCGTGCCGCACGCGACAGCCGGGGTCGCGGTCATGGAACTCGGCGCGCGCAGCGACGACGATCTGCTCGCGGCGCTGCGCGAACTGCTGCCCGCCGACGATCGCTGGCGGCACGCACACGGATCGCGCGGACACGGACGTTCCCACGTGATGCCCGCCCTGATCGCGCCCTACGCCACGATCCCGGTGATCGACGGCGCGCTCGCCCTCGGCACCTGGCAGTCCGTCGCACTGGTCGACCTGAACGTCGACAACCCCGACCGCCAGGTGCGCCTGTCCTTCCTCAGCGACTAG
- a CDS encoding MarR family winged helix-turn-helix transcriptional regulator, translated as MPENAESKRAELGAALTVAAQVSATDAVMMHQAVADKAGLHVTDLRCLNMLRLGGPATAGELAATAGLTTGAITRMIDRLLQAGYVQREHDAQDRRRVIITAVPARIDELAPHYELLAQEFGAVTADYTDEQLELLLELFGRLHETSVRVTKALRTAED; from the coding sequence ATGCCGGAGAACGCGGAATCGAAACGAGCCGAACTGGGCGCGGCGTTGACCGTGGCCGCCCAGGTCAGCGCGACGGACGCGGTGATGATGCATCAGGCCGTCGCCGACAAAGCCGGACTGCACGTGACGGATCTACGCTGCTTGAACATGCTGCGACTGGGCGGGCCCGCGACCGCGGGTGAGCTGGCCGCCACCGCCGGACTGACCACCGGCGCGATCACCCGGATGATCGACCGGCTGTTGCAGGCGGGGTATGTCCAGCGCGAACACGACGCGCAGGACCGGCGGCGGGTGATCATCACCGCCGTCCCCGCCCGGATCGACGAGTTGGCCCCGCACTACGAACTGCTGGCACAGGAATTCGGCGCGGTGACCGCCGACTACACGGACGAGCAATTGGAACTCTTGCTCGAACTGTTCGGACGGTTGCACGAGACCTCGGTTCGGGTCACCAAGGCCTTGCGCACCGCCGAGGACTGA